In the Lascolabacillus massiliensis genome, one interval contains:
- a CDS encoding RagB/SusD family nutrient uptake outer membrane protein, with the protein MKKINIISIIFALLLASCSLDYEPLDTYSDLTEGMSDDSVQVVFKDKAAVLSHRQTLTDLFKNGQEHWYLDMLLLAESHSDNAYAGSPNAETTPFEVNSIEGSNTNLRRDWNGHMGNIAQANKMINNVDLVTDASLTAAEKAQFKAEAKILRAMIYFDMVRIWGNVPLVITSAGDITSETIKDVYPAYFPPQVDALTIYQQIEEDLLEGLQSAPVNDPTDKTKFTKSVARALLAKMYAEKPLRDYDKVIQYADELAADGFTLETEYRSLFDVVLTDPNSPPSQENRAIEAKTRNSVESIYEAQFFPGNANWVTWMFGRPLDDWNFYFTWLKWITPSRDLIKAFTSEPGDKRYEQTVVFYQTDWSVYYPADHYAFMYKTRSAYNSIIKMRYADILLLKAEALIAKGDYSGAAQIINQTRRRAGLSDLPTSASASRESILAAYLKERRLELALEGHRWFDLVRLDKVEEVMNAVYAKDEGRPAQAYPFTSLSYILPIPQDVIDQNPNLVQNPGY; encoded by the coding sequence ATGAAAAAAATAAATATAATTTCAATCATATTTGCTTTATTGCTGGCTTCCTGTTCTCTTGATTATGAGCCGCTGGATACATACTCTGATCTTACTGAGGGTATGAGTGATGACAGCGTGCAGGTTGTATTTAAGGATAAAGCTGCTGTATTATCGCACAGACAAACGCTGACTGATCTGTTTAAAAACGGACAGGAACACTGGTATCTTGATATGTTACTGCTTGCAGAATCACATTCTGATAATGCATATGCAGGTTCACCCAACGCTGAGACAACTCCGTTTGAGGTTAACTCTATTGAGGGTTCTAATACCAATCTAAGACGTGACTGGAACGGGCATATGGGTAATATAGCTCAGGCTAACAAAATGATTAACAATGTTGATCTGGTAACAGATGCTTCATTGACCGCAGCAGAGAAAGCTCAGTTTAAGGCTGAAGCTAAGATACTCAGGGCAATGATTTATTTTGATATGGTTAGGATTTGGGGAAATGTTCCATTAGTTATTACCTCTGCAGGTGATATTACTTCAGAAACGATTAAGGATGTTTATCCCGCCTATTTCCCGCCTCAGGTGGATGCTCTTACCATATATCAGCAGATTGAGGAGGATCTTCTTGAGGGTTTACAGAGTGCACCGGTAAATGATCCTACTGACAAAACTAAGTTTACAAAATCTGTTGCTCGTGCTCTGCTTGCGAAGATGTATGCCGAAAAGCCTTTACGTGATTATGATAAAGTAATTCAGTATGCTGATGAGCTTGCAGCCGATGGATTTACTCTTGAAACTGAATATAGATCTCTTTTTGATGTAGTTTTAACTGATCCCAACTCTCCCCCTTCTCAGGAAAACAGGGCAATAGAGGCAAAGACAAGAAACAGCGTTGAGAGTATTTATGAGGCTCAGTTTTTCCCAGGTAATGCTAACTGGGTGACATGGATGTTTGGAAGACCACTGGATGACTGGAATTTCTACTTCACATGGCTTAAGTGGATTACTCCTTCACGTGACCTTATAAAAGCATTTACCAGTGAGCCTGGTGACAAGAGGTATGAACAGACAGTTGTATTTTATCAGACCGACTGGAGTGTTTATTATCCTGCAGATCACTATGCGTTTATGTACAAGACACGCAGTGCATACAACAGTATTATTAAAATGAGATATGCTGATATTCTTCTTTTAAAAGCTGAGGCTTTAATTGCAAAAGGGGATTATAGTGGTGCTGCACAAATAATAAATCAAACAAGACGCAGAGCAGGGTTATCAGATCTGCCAACATCGGCATCGGCTAGCAGGGAGTCTATTCTGGCTGCTTATTTGAAAGAGAGACGACTTGAGCTGGCTCTTGAAGGTCATCGCTGGTTTGATCTTGTAAGACTTGATAAAGTTGAAGAGGTTATGAATGCAGTTTATGCTAAGGATGAAGGACGTCCTGCTCAGGCATATCCTTTTACAAGCTTATCTTACATTCTTCCTATTCCACAGGATGTGATAGATCAGAATCCTAATCTTGTTCAGAATCCGGGATACTAA
- a CDS encoding FecR family protein, with protein MGLNTENNKYINYLKDEKFIEWKLLPNDELNNFWSDFVKSHPEEKENLELADQHFHKIKLSYFEIPEEKRVELRRRLKSSVESFNRKRRLRNLGYVAAACISILIISLIYFQRGFNQSADEAVFSPGYIVGSELESQDIILSSGNNVTSFQENIDIHIQNGNSARVITGESGEKEVKIADNTMNRLIVPYGKRSKIILSDGTKVWLNSGSILEFPSMFEGSNRTVTISGEMYIEVAEDSKHPFVVIAPEFNVQVLGTKFNVTAYEGSSSSVVLVEGSVELKSSAAKEEIILAPNQQALLSDSGTFNRRDVDAGLYTSWKDGYLTFSDTPIMEALKQIERYYNLSFNFGDNVSFAGSECTGKIILSDNLDNVLTALSLISSTNYKRENNSIFIYKN; from the coding sequence ATGGGATTGAATACAGAAAACAATAAATATATCAATTACCTGAAAGATGAGAAGTTTATTGAGTGGAAACTGCTTCCTAATGATGAGCTGAATAATTTCTGGAGTGATTTTGTAAAAAGCCACCCGGAAGAGAAGGAGAATCTGGAGCTGGCAGACCAACATTTTCATAAAATAAAACTATCTTATTTTGAAATCCCTGAAGAAAAAAGGGTTGAACTGAGAAGGCGACTTAAAAGCTCAGTAGAGAGTTTCAACAGAAAAAGAAGATTAAGAAATTTAGGATATGTTGCAGCTGCCTGTATATCGATTTTGATTATTTCACTTATTTACTTCCAGAGAGGATTTAACCAATCAGCAGATGAGGCTGTTTTTTCACCGGGTTATATTGTAGGGAGTGAATTGGAATCGCAGGATATAATTTTATCGTCAGGAAATAATGTAACCTCTTTTCAGGAAAATATAGATATTCATATTCAGAATGGTAACAGTGCCCGCGTAATAACAGGCGAGAGTGGAGAAAAGGAGGTTAAAATTGCCGATAATACTATGAACAGGCTAATAGTTCCTTATGGTAAAAGATCCAAGATTATATTATCAGATGGAACAAAGGTTTGGCTTAATTCCGGTTCAATTCTTGAGTTTCCTTCTATGTTTGAAGGAAGCAACCGTACAGTTACAATATCAGGAGAGATGTATATTGAGGTGGCTGAAGACAGCAAGCACCCATTTGTAGTTATTGCCCCGGAATTTAATGTGCAGGTACTTGGTACCAAGTTTAATGTAACAGCATATGAAGGCTCAAGCTCATCAGTTGTCCTTGTTGAAGGAAGCGTAGAGCTCAAGTCGTCCGCAGCAAAAGAAGAGATCATTCTTGCACCTAACCAGCAGGCATTACTTTCTGATTCCGGCACCTTCAACAGAAGAGATGTTGACGCCGGTCTTTACACCAGCTGGAAGGATGGTTACCTAACATTTAGCGATACACCCATCATGGAAGCATTAAAACAGATTGAGAGGTATTACAACCTTTCATTCAATTTTGGTGATAATGTGTCATTTGCAGGTTCAGAATGCACAGGTAAAATTATCCTTTCGGACAACCTGGATAATGTGCTGACTGCTCTTTCACTTATCTCTTCCACAAATTATAAACGAGAGAATAATTCAATATTTATCTACAAAAATTAA
- a CDS encoding SusC/RagA family TonB-linked outer membrane protein produces the protein MQATKEIAKTITQIEQQKKRISGNITDQAGEAIIGANIIEVGTTNGTVTDIDGNYSLDVEDNATIQVSYIGYHDQTINTSGRTSINIVLVEDTKALDELVVIGYGTVRRGDVTTAVSTVSLDDLNERPIVSAAQAIQGKAAGVNVYRPSGTPGGEMVVRVRGTTSFNGSNDPLYVVDGVPVDNINFLSPTDISGIQILKDASSAAIYGSRAANGVVLITTKQASSEAKISATVQMGVSNVSNPIKSLNARQYKELIDEIRPGAIPEGTTDRTDWFKEVYGTGITQNYQLQVSDGNERLRYFVSAGYLDEQGVLSSAFFRRFNFRSNVESQIRKWLHFGVNVSYSDNTSNGVTTGQGSNRGGVVLAVVNLPTSALIRNESTGLYNRLFYGQNIANPIEEIENGRNNKNNENRLIGSANMTFTFSPQLNLKSTFTIDRRNGKITGFTPPSHGSDRDDWGNAWDTRNMNTLMVFDNVMTYKNTFNERHNLEVMAGSSWTDSQWSQSYINASHFKDSSIKTLNAANKIAWDNTGSNASQWGIFSLFGRVSYNFDSKYLMTFNVREDGSSKLHPDHRWGTFPSLSAAWRLSSEEFMEDADWVSDLKLRGGWGQTGNQSGIGDFAYLQRYNITRQAWFETGKTDALPLITQANLRTTDLKWETTNQFNVGVDATLFNDRLTLAMDWYYKRTEDMLMYVSLPSGAAAATQIVRNEGEMTNRGFEFSADSRNMTGKFSWDTNFNISFNRNRLESLELQQIYYAAETTQAFHQTRVVRNEPGRPLGGFYGYISDGVDPETGELMYRDINEDGRVTASDKTYIGDPNPLFTYGLTNTLSYKGFNLNIFLQGSIGNDIFNASKGDTEGMYDLKNQSVEVLKRWRTPGMITDIPKAGFNLQPSSYFVEDGSYLRVKDVSLSYNFRGNLLNRAGISRLQPFVTVSNLLTITKYSGMDPEVNQWGNSGAVQGIDWGTYPHSKTVVFGINLEF, from the coding sequence ATGCAAGCTACGAAAGAAATTGCAAAGACTATTACTCAGATTGAACAGCAAAAAAAGAGAATCTCAGGTAATATAACCGATCAGGCAGGTGAGGCAATCATAGGTGCAAATATTATTGAGGTAGGCACTACAAATGGTACTGTTACTGATATTGATGGTAATTACTCACTGGATGTGGAGGATAATGCTACAATTCAGGTGAGCTACATAGGTTACCATGATCAAACGATAAACACTTCGGGAAGGACAAGCATTAATATTGTTCTTGTGGAAGATACTAAAGCTCTGGATGAACTGGTTGTGATTGGATACGGTACTGTCAGGAGAGGTGATGTGACAACTGCAGTTTCGACTGTTTCTCTGGATGACCTTAATGAGAGACCGATAGTATCGGCAGCTCAGGCAATACAGGGAAAAGCTGCAGGTGTGAATGTTTACAGACCTAGTGGTACACCGGGGGGAGAAATGGTTGTACGTGTCCGTGGTACTACCTCTTTTAATGGTAGCAACGACCCGCTATATGTGGTTGACGGGGTACCTGTGGATAATATTAATTTCCTCTCTCCAACAGACATTTCAGGTATACAGATATTAAAGGATGCTTCTTCTGCTGCTATCTACGGATCGCGTGCAGCTAATGGTGTTGTATTGATAACTACAAAACAGGCAAGCAGTGAGGCTAAGATCTCTGCAACTGTTCAAATGGGTGTAAGCAATGTAAGCAACCCTATTAAATCGCTTAACGCACGCCAGTATAAAGAGCTTATTGATGAGATTCGTCCGGGCGCCATTCCTGAGGGGACTACTGACAGAACCGACTGGTTTAAAGAGGTGTATGGAACTGGTATTACTCAAAATTATCAGCTTCAGGTATCAGATGGTAATGAGAGATTGCGTTACTTTGTTTCGGCTGGTTATCTTGACGAACAGGGTGTTTTAAGCTCAGCTTTTTTCCGCAGATTTAACTTCAGAAGTAATGTGGAGAGCCAGATAAGAAAATGGCTTCATTTTGGGGTAAACGTTTCATATTCAGACAATACAAGCAATGGTGTAACAACAGGTCAGGGATCTAACCGCGGTGGTGTTGTTCTTGCTGTTGTAAATCTTCCTACCTCTGCATTGATCAGGAATGAGAGTACAGGACTATACAACCGACTGTTTTACGGACAAAACATTGCAAACCCAATAGAGGAGATTGAGAATGGAAGAAACAATAAGAATAATGAGAACAGACTTATTGGTTCTGCAAATATGACATTTACTTTTTCGCCTCAGTTAAATCTTAAGTCGACTTTTACAATTGACCGCCGCAATGGTAAGATTACAGGTTTTACACCTCCATCGCACGGATCTGACAGAGATGACTGGGGTAATGCGTGGGATACCCGAAACATGAATACCTTAATGGTATTTGATAATGTTATGACATATAAGAATACATTTAATGAAAGGCATAATCTGGAAGTGATGGCTGGTAGTTCATGGACCGATTCTCAATGGTCGCAGAGCTACATAAACGCTTCTCACTTTAAGGATAGTTCGATCAAAACATTAAATGCTGCAAATAAGATTGCATGGGATAATACAGGTTCAAATGCATCGCAATGGGGAATATTTTCACTGTTTGGGCGTGTATCCTATAACTTTGACAGCAAATATCTGATGACTTTTAATGTTCGTGAGGATGGATCTTCGAAACTGCATCCTGATCACAGGTGGGGCACATTCCCTTCACTTTCTGCCGCATGGCGTCTCTCTTCTGAAGAGTTTATGGAGGATGCTGACTGGGTATCTGATTTGAAGCTAAGAGGTGGTTGGGGTCAGACCGGTAACCAATCGGGTATTGGTGACTTTGCTTACCTGCAGAGATATAATATCACCAGACAGGCTTGGTTTGAGACAGGCAAAACAGATGCTCTTCCTCTTATTACTCAGGCTAACCTGAGAACAACTGACCTGAAATGGGAAACCACCAATCAGTTTAATGTGGGTGTGGATGCAACTCTTTTCAACGACAGGCTTACATTGGCTATGGACTGGTACTACAAACGTACTGAAGATATGCTTATGTATGTTTCTCTGCCTTCAGGAGCTGCTGCAGCCACTCAAATTGTGAGGAATGAGGGTGAGATGACCAACAGAGGTTTTGAGTTCAGCGCCGATTCTCGTAACATGACAGGAAAATTCAGCTGGGACACTAACTTCAATATATCATTTAACAGAAACAGGCTGGAAAGTCTTGAGCTCCAGCAGATATACTACGCTGCCGAAACTACTCAGGCATTCCATCAGACACGTGTTGTTAGAAATGAACCGGGAAGACCTCTTGGTGGATTCTACGGATATATAAGTGATGGTGTTGATCCTGAAACTGGTGAACTGATGTATAGGGATATAAATGAAGATGGCAGGGTGACTGCTTCGGATAAAACCTATATTGGTGATCCTAATCCACTTTTCACTTATGGATTAACTAACACTCTATCATATAAAGGATTCAACCTTAATATTTTCCTCCAGGGATCAATAGGCAACGATATATTCAATGCTTCGAAAGGCGATACAGAAGGTATGTATGATTTAAAAAATCAGTCGGTTGAAGTACTTAAGCGCTGGCGTACACCAGGGATGATAACAGATATACCAAAAGCCGGTTTTAATCTTCAGCCATCGAGCTACTTTGTTGAAGATGGAAGCTATCTTAGAGTAAAAGATGTATCACTCTCATATAATTTTAGAGGAAACCTCTTGAACAGAGCAGGAATTTCACGGCTTCAGCCTTTTGTAACTGTAAGCAATCTTTTGACAATTACTAAGTACAGCGGTATGGACCCGGAAGTAAACCAATGGGGTAACAGTGGTGCTGTTCAGGGAATTGACTGGGGAACATATCCTCACAGTAAAACTGTTGTTTTTGGTATTAATCTTGAATTTTAA
- a CDS encoding cadherin repeat domain-containing protein has product MKHIYNILIITGIIALLFISCDEEYGPRKESVPEFKSAAVSPTTFTFGDSVTLTASIIDPATNLSELLYEVADGGRVITSGSIPLDGDTANITASIYIPLLKDQANGVQLKFNLIARNVLKGMTSHTIEGITGNRPQYAQLYLVTDNGTVITLLPGDNNSFGNEGLTLDPSFNFKIAEKLHADKSIDYSGDVYGNVNGKLGLITENGESVFVFTPNVDYTKEFVFNNLTFSVTAVGDNLGADDISLSSFGSQDIENETFHTLTRTLENNKTYTVFGALGDSQNIYNPDFFERVSESSVKFLGKTGEYTIYFNPVRKNVFVGTENPSYPDYLLACGWGLGYPTNVTSEEIGAVYSGHGRTHTSWGFGNVLNYVLLRQISEGVYQGTFYTPGDHDRYAGFKPFENTGWGNEKKAGDFTFTGEQIISGDNDWTIANGENDPVVEPANYRFTINLNTNTVNIEKIIL; this is encoded by the coding sequence ATGAAGCATATATATAATATTTTAATAATAACCGGAATTATTGCACTGCTGTTTATATCGTGTGATGAGGAATATGGACCACGTAAAGAGTCGGTACCTGAATTTAAATCTGCTGCTGTTAGTCCAACCACTTTTACATTTGGTGACTCGGTGACTTTAACAGCTTCAATTATTGATCCGGCTACTAATCTATCTGAGCTGCTTTATGAGGTAGCTGACGGAGGGAGAGTTATCACTTCGGGAAGTATCCCTCTTGATGGTGACACTGCTAATATTACTGCATCAATCTATATACCTTTATTAAAAGATCAGGCTAACGGTGTACAGTTGAAATTTAATCTGATTGCGAGGAATGTGCTTAAAGGTATGACTTCGCATACAATAGAAGGTATTACCGGAAACAGACCTCAGTATGCTCAGCTTTATCTTGTAACCGATAATGGAACAGTTATAACACTTCTTCCAGGGGACAATAATAGTTTTGGGAATGAGGGCCTAACGCTTGACCCATCTTTTAATTTCAAAATTGCTGAGAAATTGCATGCAGATAAAAGCATCGATTATAGTGGCGATGTTTATGGTAATGTTAATGGAAAATTAGGGCTTATTACTGAAAATGGTGAATCGGTATTTGTTTTTACTCCAAATGTAGATTATACAAAAGAGTTTGTCTTTAATAATCTTACTTTTAGTGTAACTGCGGTGGGGGATAACCTGGGAGCAGATGATATCTCTTTGAGCAGTTTCGGTAGTCAGGATATTGAGAATGAAACTTTCCATACTTTGACCCGCACGTTGGAGAATAATAAAACATATACCGTTTTTGGAGCATTGGGTGATTCACAGAATATATACAATCCTGATTTCTTCGAGAGAGTTTCAGAAAGTAGTGTTAAGTTTCTGGGTAAGACCGGTGAATATACTATCTATTTTAATCCTGTGAGAAAAAATGTGTTCGTGGGTACAGAGAATCCTTCATATCCTGATTATTTGCTGGCTTGTGGCTGGGGACTTGGATATCCTACAAACGTAACTTCTGAAGAGATAGGTGCTGTTTATTCAGGTCATGGACGCACTCACACCAGCTGGGGTTTTGGTAATGTACTGAATTATGTTCTTCTGCGTCAAATAAGTGAAGGGGTTTATCAAGGCACTTTTTATACACCTGGGGATCATGACAGATATGCCGGATTTAAACCTTTTGAAAATACTGGCTGGGGTAATGAGAAGAAAGCGGGTGACTTTACTTTCACAGGTGAACAGATAATAAGTGGAGATAACGACTGGACTATTGCCAATGGAGAGAATGATCCGGTGGTGGAACCTGCTAACTACAGATTTACTATAAATCTCAATACTAATACTGTAAACATTGAAAAAATAATACTATAA
- a CDS encoding RNA polymerase sigma factor, with amino-acid sequence MTRGVNFSYIASLYDEYLNSMYSYAIHMGFNEQTAMDAIHDVFYKLCINQSVLNNISNHKSYLLRALRNRLIDINRSDRIQTVENTKKEEDAEKLTFMLNVTVEDELIEKEAQDEIRHKVEEYLKKLSDRQREIIYLRFIEEHSYEEIAEIMNISVESSRNLISKSLSKLKNQNLLTYIY; translated from the coding sequence ATGACAAGGGGAGTAAATTTTTCATACATAGCCTCTCTATACGATGAATATCTAAACAGTATGTATTCATACGCTATTCATATGGGTTTTAATGAACAGACCGCGATGGATGCTATACACGATGTGTTCTATAAACTCTGCATCAATCAATCGGTACTAAATAATATTTCAAACCATAAATCATACCTGTTAAGAGCGCTAAGAAACCGTCTGATAGACATAAATCGTTCAGACAGAATACAGACAGTTGAAAATACAAAAAAGGAAGAGGATGCTGAGAAGCTTACATTTATGCTTAATGTGACTGTTGAAGATGAACTGATTGAGAAAGAGGCTCAGGATGAGATCAGGCATAAAGTTGAGGAGTATCTTAAAAAACTGAGTGACAGACAGCGGGAAATCATATATCTTAGATTTATAGAGGAACACAGCTATGAGGAGATTGCAGAAATTATGAATATATCTGTGGAATCATCAAGAAATCTGATTAGTAAATCTCTCAGCAAATTAAAAAATCAGAATCTGTTGACATACATTTACTGA
- a CDS encoding PD-(D/E)XK nuclease family protein has protein sequence MTPFLYKVAEVFLREYSFDLYKLTFVFPNRRAAMFFQKYLAEIAGKPLFSPRMLTIQELFSSLSSLLPADRIEMLVMLYKHFVKISGSDETFDDFLFWGEMLLNDFDDVDKYLADAKQLFRNVHNFRSLDDDLSHLDENQIEALRRFWSNFMPAEGSKTKEKFHETWKVLYELYDSFRTELLERGHAYEGMIFRDVAENIKDREVDEWQSDGFVFVGLNALTPSEMVLLKHLKSIGKADFYWDYDSPFVHDELNRASLRVKENLTRFPSRFEIADNSSDIKPKMEVIGVPSGVGQAKFITQVIQDLIKSNDIADPDEAINTAIVLPDENLLLPVLYSIPEEIDKINVTMGYSLSNSSIAGLINHLSLMQQNLRKWNGEDAFYHRYVNAVLNHPLVSRSAGPDSEQLKSHILKYNRIVVPVSEIPTNSLLRLIFTPIDDWRKIGGYLHEILSTLYNSLTAEKHADMEKMQPGDLSVEEEIDADMSSAGTDDLEREFIVQYYKTVTRLQDTLSEAGNMSIDTYFRLLKKLAHNITVSFKGEPLSGLQVMGVLETRAVDFENLIILSFNEGVFPLKNSANSFIPITLRKGFGLPVYEHQDSVYAYHFYRMISRPKNIYLLYDTRSDGLQSGEVSRYFYQLKYLYNDYFDISERVVTYDVTTPQIAPVSVDKTDIIMEKLREFRQGGSKSLSASLINNYIDCPLKFYFTAIEGLSEESEVQESVESDVFGSIFHRLMEIIYQRYKNSVVTIDVLNEIIKDDSYLTAIIEKTFAQYYFKDSDNPRPLEGQYYLIGEILRSYVKQTLNIDKQFAPFTYISSEYRFNREYKLNDELTVNFKGSIDRIDIVGGSVRIIDYKTGAGKTTVKDIPELFDDSKSKRPSQILQVFVYGLFYLLENPSVELSPAVYYLREVFKDFNPTIKVDKKVVSNLAEYLPEFTEMFNELIEEIFSPEIPFYQTKNNENCKWCAFKGICNK, from the coding sequence ATGACCCCTTTCCTTTATAAAGTAGCTGAAGTTTTTTTACGTGAGTATAGTTTTGATCTGTACAAGCTTACATTTGTATTCCCAAATCGTCGTGCTGCAATGTTTTTCCAGAAGTATCTTGCAGAGATAGCCGGGAAGCCACTGTTTTCTCCAAGGATGCTTACAATTCAGGAGCTTTTTTCTTCACTTTCTTCACTACTGCCTGCTGATAGAATTGAGATGCTTGTAATGCTATACAAACATTTTGTAAAGATTAGCGGATCGGACGAAACGTTCGACGATTTCCTTTTTTGGGGTGAGATGCTGTTGAATGATTTTGATGATGTCGATAAGTATCTGGCAGATGCGAAGCAGCTTTTCAGGAATGTTCATAATTTCAGATCTCTCGATGATGATCTCTCTCATCTAGATGAAAATCAGATAGAGGCACTTCGCCGTTTCTGGTCAAACTTCATGCCTGCTGAGGGCAGTAAGACAAAAGAGAAGTTTCATGAAACATGGAAGGTACTATATGAGCTATATGATTCATTCAGAACAGAATTGCTTGAAAGAGGGCATGCATATGAGGGGATGATTTTTAGAGATGTAGCTGAAAATATTAAAGACAGGGAGGTTGATGAGTGGCAGTCTGATGGTTTTGTTTTTGTGGGATTAAATGCGCTTACCCCTTCAGAAATGGTTCTGCTGAAGCATCTGAAAAGTATAGGCAAAGCTGATTTTTATTGGGACTACGATTCTCCATTTGTTCATGATGAACTTAACCGTGCCTCGTTGAGGGTGAAGGAAAATCTGACTCGTTTCCCCTCCAGGTTTGAAATTGCTGACAACTCTTCTGATATTAAGCCAAAGATGGAGGTTATTGGCGTTCCCTCTGGCGTGGGACAGGCTAAATTTATAACTCAGGTGATTCAGGATCTGATTAAATCAAATGATATTGCTGATCCGGATGAGGCTATTAATACGGCAATTGTTCTTCCTGATGAGAATCTCCTTTTACCTGTACTTTACTCTATTCCTGAAGAGATAGACAAAATAAATGTAACAATGGGATATAGCTTGTCTAATTCATCAATAGCGGGACTTATAAATCATCTCTCTTTAATGCAGCAAAACCTGAGAAAATGGAATGGGGAAGATGCTTTTTATCACCGTTATGTAAATGCTGTTCTTAATCACCCTTTGGTGAGCAGATCTGCCGGACCAGATTCTGAACAGCTCAAAAGTCATATTCTCAAATATAACAGGATAGTTGTTCCTGTTTCTGAAATTCCTACAAACAGTTTGCTAAGACTTATATTTACACCTATTGACGACTGGCGTAAGATTGGCGGATATCTGCATGAAATATTGTCTACTCTATATAATAGTTTAACCGCGGAGAAGCATGCTGATATGGAAAAAATGCAACCGGGTGATCTATCGGTAGAGGAGGAGATTGATGCAGATATGAGTAGTGCAGGTACCGACGATCTGGAGCGTGAGTTTATAGTTCAGTATTATAAGACTGTTACAAGATTGCAGGATACATTGAGTGAAGCCGGAAATATGAGTATAGATACATACTTCAGACTTCTCAAGAAGCTGGCACACAATATTACTGTCTCTTTCAAGGGTGAACCATTGTCTGGACTGCAGGTTATGGGTGTACTCGAAACTAGGGCTGTTGATTTTGAGAATTTGATAATTCTCTCGTTTAATGAGGGTGTATTTCCACTGAAGAATAGTGCCAACTCATTTATCCCAATCACTTTACGTAAAGGGTTCGGACTGCCTGTTTATGAGCACCAGGATAGTGTATATGCATATCACTTCTACAGGATGATCAGTCGCCCCAAAAACATTTACCTACTCTACGATACAAGAAGCGATGGTTTGCAGTCGGGTGAAGTAAGTCGCTATTTCTATCAGCTGAAGTACCTCTATAACGACTATTTTGATATCTCTGAGCGTGTTGTAACTTATGATGTTACAACACCACAGATTGCACCTGTGTCAGTTGACAAAACCGATATTATTATGGAGAAGCTAAGAGAATTCCGTCAAGGTGGAAGTAAATCTCTTTCAGCATCACTTATCAATAACTATATTGATTGTCCGCTAAAGTTTTACTTTACAGCAATAGAGGGACTCTCCGAGGAGTCGGAAGTACAGGAATCTGTTGAATCTGACGTGTTCGGATCAATTTTCCACCGCCTGATGGAGATAATCTATCAAAGGTATAAAAATAGTGTAGTGACAATTGATGTACTCAACGAGATAATAAAAGATGATAGCTACCTCACAGCTATTATTGAAAAAACATTTGCACAATACTATTTTAAAGACAGTGACAATCCACGCCCGCTTGAAGGACAGTACTACCTTATAGGTGAAATCCTGAGGAGTTATGTGAAGCAGACATTAAATATAGATAAGCAGTTTGCTCCATTCACCTATATCAGTTCTGAGTATCGTTTCAACAGGGAGTATAAGTTGAACGACGAGCTTACTGTCAACTTTAAGGGAAGTATTGACAGAATCGACATAGTAGGGGGTTCTGTTAGAATTATCGACTATAAGACCGGAGCAGGGAAGACAACTGTTAAAGATATCCCGGAACTGTTTGATGACTCCAAATCCAAACGCCCAAGCCAGATACTTCAGGTTTTTGTGTATGGCCTGTTCTACCTGCTCGAGAACCCTTCTGTTGAGCTATCTCCGGCAGTCTACTATCTGCGGGAAGTATTCAAAGATTTCAATCCCACAATTAAAGTAGATAAAAAAGTTGTTAGTAACCTTGCAGAATATCTACCTGAGTTTACGGAAATGTTCAATGAACTGATAGAAGAGATTTTCAGTCCGGAAATTCCCTTCTATCAGACAAAAAACAACGAAAACTGTAAATGGTGTGCGTTTAAAGGAATCTGCAATAAATAG